The Persephonella sp. KM09-Lau-8 nucleotide sequence TCTGTATGCCAGCCAGGTCTTCCTTTACCCCATGGGCTATCCCATGCAGGTTCTCCAGCTTTTGAGGCTTTCCAGAGTGCAAAATCCAGCGGGTCTTTTTTCTTTTCTCCTGGCTCTACTCTTGCACCAGCTATCAGCTCATCAACGCTTCTTTTGGATAACTTTCCGTAATCTTTAAACTTTCTGACAGAAAAATAAACATCCCCTTCCACTTCATAGGCATAGCCTTTATCTATAAGCTTCTGGATAAAATCTATAATATCTGGAATATGGGTAGTGACCCTTGGCTCAACATCTGCAGGTTCTATCCTGAAATTCTCTGCATCCTGAAAATACTCTTTGATATATCTATCTGCTATTACTGTAAAAGGTAGACATTCATTTTTTGCCCTGTTTATAATCTTGTCATCAACATCAGTAAAATTCCTGACAAATTTAACGTTATATCCCAGATACCTGAGATACCTTCTTATCATATCAAAAACAATTAAACTCCTTCCGTGTCCTACATGGTTAACATCGTAAACAGTAACACCACAGGTGTATATCTTGACCTCACCAGGATTTATAGGAACAAACTCCTCTTTCTGTCCTGAAAGGGTGTTATAAACCTTTAAACTCATGCCTCTCACCTCCAGTTGTTGTTATAATTATAACCCAATTCTATATTTAATAATGATAATAACTGCTTTTTAAGGAGGCCTGAAATGAATAACAGAAAGGACAGACTGCTGAAAGAGTATATCCACGACCCATACTTCACAAAGGAAAAATACCATGACCCTTCTGTATGCGAAAGGTGTGGAGTGGTTTTCCACGAAGGAATTTTCCAGTGGATTGAGCCTCCACCTGCTAATGCTGAAAAAATGATATGTCCTGCCTGTAGAAGAATTGAGGACAGATATGAAGGAGGGGTTGTTATCCTGAAAGGAGAATTCCTTGCATCCCATAAAGATGAAATTCTAAATCTTATAAGAAATGTTGAAGAAGAAGAGATGGCATATAGACCCCTTGAAAGAATAATAGAAATAAACGATGAAGGAAACAAAATAACAATAACAACAACTTATGAACATCTGGCAAGAAGAATCGGAGAAGCTGTCCATAAAGCATACAAAGGCAAATTAAACTTCCAGTATCCTGAAGGAGCAAAATATATAAGGGTTCACTGGGAAAGATAAATGATAATCATAGGGGTTGATACAGGGGGAACTTTTACAGACTTTATTTACAAAAAAGATGGAAAGTGGCATATTTACAAAACCCTGTCAACCCCTGAAAACCCCGCCATTGCTGTTTTAAAAGGAATAAAGCATATAGGTCAGAACAACAAAAAAGATATAACCCACGGTTCTACTGTTGCCACAAATGCAGTTCTTGAAAGAAAAGGAGCCAAAACAGCTTTTATCACAAACAAAGGCTTTGAAGATATTATCTATATAGGCAGACAAAATAGAAAAGAGCTTTATAACCTTTTTTATAGAAGACCTGAGCCTCTTGTTGAACAAAAACACTGCTATGGTATCAATTGCCGTGTAAACAGTAAGGGTGAGATTATTCAGGAAATAGATGAAAATGAAATAAACCAGATTATCCAGAAACTAAAACAGGAAAATATTCAGTCTGTAGCCGTTTCATTTCTGTTTTCATTTTTAAATCCGGAACATGAAAAAATACTCAAAGAAAAACTTATTCAAAATGGTCTTTATGTAACGGTTTCCCATGAATTAATTCCAGAATTCAGGGAGTATGAACGCTCATCAACAGTAGTCATTAACTCTTACGTAATGCCAAAGATGAATTACTACATAAGCTATATACAGGAAAATCTATTACCAGAAGACCAATTTAGGATAATTCAATCAAACGGTGGAGTAATCGCACCGGAAGTAGCAAAAAAGGAACCTGTTAGAACAGTTTTATCAGGACCTGCCGGTGGTGTAGTAGGAGCATACCACATAGGGCAGATAATAGGACAGACCAGACTAATCACATTTGATATGGGAGGGACATCAACAGATGTTGCTCTAATAGATGGTCAGATACCATTTTCCACAGAATCAACAATATCAGACTTTCCTATAAAGGTTCCTGTCATTGATATTCATACTGTAGGTGCAGGTGGCGGTTCTATTGCATATCTGGACGAGGGTGGAGCCTTAAATGTAGGTCCTGAAAGTGCTGGAGCAGACCCGGGGCCAATCTGCTACGGCAAAGGGGAGAAAATCACTGTAACAGATGCAAATCTTATCACAGGTCGTCTTCTTCCTGACTATTTTCTCGGTGGAAAAATGAAATTAGATTACGAGAGAACATACAGATATTTTGAAAAATATGCACAGGAATGGGATATTCCCGTTGAAAAACTCGCAGAAGGAGTTCTAACAATTGCCAACACAAAAATGGAAAATGCCATAAGAAAAATATCCATTGAAAGAGGTCATAATCCGAAAGATTTTGCACTTTTTGTTTATGGAGGAGCAGGAGGACTGCATGCTGCATTTTTAGCAAAATCCATAGGTATACCAAAGGTAATAATTCCTAAAAATCCAGGTATTTTTTCTGCCTTTGGAATGCTTTTGTCCGATATTGTGAAAGACTATTCTCTGACAGTTTTACTTGATGCCAGAGAAAATAGCTTTAATCATTTAAACCAGCTTTTTGAAACTCTAAAAGAAAAAGCTATAACAGATTTAAAACAGGAAGGGATAGACCAGCAAAATATTAAAATCCAGAAAATCCTGGATATGAGATACAAAGGACAATCCTTTGAGATATTTGTTCCATTTTCAGAAAAGTTTATTGAGGATTTCCACAACATATATGAAAAAAATTACGGATATAAAATGCCAGATAAACCGGTTCAAATCGTAAATATCAGACTAAGAGCAACAGGCTACAAAGAAAAACCAGAAATAGAAAAAATCATAGAAGGGACAGAACAAATACCACAGGAGGCCATAATAGACCACAGACCTGTTATTTTTGATGGCAAGGAGTATAAAACAGCAATTTTAAACAGAGATAAACTACTTGCAAATAATGAAATCAATAGTCCAGCAATAATAGTTGAATACTCTTCAACAACAGTTGTGCCGCCTTTTGCAAAGGCTATAATAGATTTATATGGCAACATAATAATAGAGGTATAAATGGAAGATAGAAAATTCTTATTTCTACCTTTTGGCTTCTGGGTGACAGTTTTAGGGCTTATAACACTTTATCTTCTATACCGTTTAATCAGGATATATTTATGGCCTAAAACAGAGGGAATCATAATAAAGTCCGAAATACAGAAAGACAAAAGGACTATAGCCTATGACTACTACTATCCCCATATAGAGTATAAATACACGGTAAACGGTAAAGAGTATATATCTAACAGAATTTTCCTTACAGAAATGGCATCTGATTATGAAACGATAAAAAAACTGGTGGAAAAATTTCCAGAAGGAAGTAAAGTCAAGGTTTACTATAATCCCTTTAATCCTTCTGATGCAGTTTTAAAAAGAAACTACCATACAGGAATGTTTATCCAGACCCTTGTATTTTTCAGCATGCTGTCTGTTTTCCTTTATACACTGATTTTTGAAATTATTTTTTATGGCTCAGATTTATCTGATTTAGCAAATATAGTAAAAAGCTGGCTCCACTCAATAATCTATGGAGAGTAATATGATAGACCCGATACTGCTTGAAGTTTTCAAAAATAGAACCTCAGCAATTGCAGAAGAAATGGGGATTATCCTCCAGAGAACCTCTTACTCCCCCAATATAAAAGAGAGAAGAGATTTTTCCTGTGCTATTTTTAACAACAAAGGAGAGCTAATAGCTCAGGCTGCACATATCCCTGTTCATTTAGGCTCAATGCCTATGTCTGTTTTAGAAGCAATAAAATCTATTTCCTTTGAAGAAGGGGATATGGTCGTTCTAAACGACCCATACAAAGGAGGAACACATCTGCCTGATATAACACTGATTGCCCCTGTTTTCATAGACGGAAAGCTTCAGTTTTTTGTTGCAAACCGCGCCCATCATTCAGATATAGGAGGTGCTTCTCCTGGTTCAATGCCAATCTCAAACTCAATATTTCAGGAAGGATTTATCATTCCACCTGTAAAACTGGTAAAGAAAGGACAGATTGACAAGGAAATTTTTGCTCTGATTAAAAACAACGTAAGAACTCCAGAAGAACGGGAAGGGGATTTTAATGCACAAATAATGGCAAATGTAACAGGGATTAAAAGATTAAAAGAGCTTGTCCAGAAATACTCTTTAAAAACTGTAAATCTGTATATGAATGCTCTTCTTGACTACTCAGAAAAAATAATGAGAAACAAAATAAAAGAAATTCCCGACGGTGCTTATTCTTATGAAGATTACATGGAAGACGACGGACTTGGAAACACAGAGATAAAAATAGCAGTGGAAATCTCTATAAAAAATGATGAGGCTATAGTTGATTTTTCAAAATCAGACCCACAAACAGAAGGCAGCATAAACGCAGTAAAAGCAATAACTATGTCTGCCGTTTATTATGTTTTCAGGTCTTTGTTGTCTTCTGATGTTCCAACAAATGCCGGTTGTTTCAGGCCAGTAAAAATAATTACTAAAAAAGGTACAATTGTTGACTGCAACCATCCTGCAGCTGTATCCGCTGGCAATGTTGAAACCTCACAAAGAATTGTTGATGTGGTTTTAGGTGCTTTATCAAAGGCAATTCCAGAGGAAATACCTGCAGCGAGTCAGGGAACAATGAACAACATAACCATTGGTGGAATAAATCCTGAAACAGATCAACCTTTTACATATTACGAAACCATCGGCGGCGGAATGGGTGCTTCTGTCAAAACAGATGGGGAAAGTGCTATCCAGTCCCACATGACAAACACCCTAAACACTCCTGTTGAGGCTCTGGAGTTTGAATATCCATTTCAGATTGTCAGATATTCCATAAGAAAAAATTCAGGTGGAAATGGTTTTCACAAAGGAGGAGATGGAATTATCAGAGAAGTAAAACTCCTAACAGATGCACAGGTAACGGTAATATCAGAAAGGAGAAAAATAGCTCCTTACGGTTTATTTGGAGGAGAAGCGGGGGAAACAGGTAAAAATATAGTCATAAAAAATGGTAAAAAAGAGATAAAACCATCTAAATTTTCAGAAAAACTCCAGACTGGAGATATAATCCGAATAGAAACCCCCGGTGGAGGGGGATATGGAAACCCTACTTCTTAGCAGGTTTTACTACCTCAATTTTTTCTATAATAACAGGCTTGACAGGAACATTCATCATCCAACCAATATTTACCACGGGAACTTCAGCAATTTCATCAACAACATCCATTCCTTTTATAACCTTCCCAAAAACTGTATATCCCCATTTCTGAGGATTTTTCCCATAATCCAGATATGTGTTATCAGCAAGATTTATAAAAAACTGGGTATTTGCACTATGGGGGTCAGAAGTTCTTGCCATAGCTATAGTCCCTCTAACATTAGATAGACCATTATTTGACTCATTTTTTACAGGAGGATGGGTGGGCTTTTTATAATTTAAATCCTTATCAAATCCTCCTCCCTGAATAACAAACCCTTTCACAACCCTGTGGAATATCGTTCCATTATAAAATCCTTCTTTAACATAGGTAAGAAAATTTTTAACTGTTAAAGGTGCTTTATCGGGATAAAGTTCCACATAAATATCACCCATATTTGTTTTAATAACAACAACAGGATTATCTTTAGCATAAGAAAACCCTATAACTCCAATCACAAAAGCCAAAACCATAAATATTTTTTTCATCTTCCTCTCCATAGTGGTATTTTTTATATAAAATTTATATCAAAAATTGGGGGAGCAGATGAAATTTGAAAAATATATATACAAAAAACGAATAAAAGACCTGCCGGAAGAATTAATGCCGCGGGAGAAAGCTCTTAAATATGGACTTTCTTCATTATCAGATGCAGAACTACTGGCACTTTCATTGGGAAAGGGAACAAAGGAACTTAATGTTCTTGGTCTTGCAGACTTGCTCCTTAAAAAATTCAAAGGTCTATCCTCAATGAAAAATATAACCCTTGAGCAGCTCACAGAAATAAAAGGTATAGGCAAAGTAAAAGCACTCCAAATCCTATCAATATTTGAAATTCTAAAAAGAATAGAGCAGCAAGAAGAAAACACTATATTTTCGACTCCGGAAGATGTATATTCCCACGTAAAATGGCTATCCAAAGAAAAAAAAGAACAGATGCTTGTTTTATACACAAACACAATGAACCAACTACTTGGAGAAGAAACAGTTGCTATAGGTTCAATAAATGTTGTATCAGTCAGACCCCGGGATATTTTCCAGCCTGCATTTAAATACAACGCTTATGGAATAATCCTTGTGCATAATCATCCTGAAGGTTCTCCATATCCTTCAAAGGAGGATATAAAATTTACAGAGCTCGTCAGCCGTCTGTCTTTTGAAATCGGTTTCGAACTATTAGATCATATAATTGTCGGAAAAAAAGATTTTTACTCCTTTGCCCGTGAAGGAAAACTTGATAATATCTAAAAATTACTATATTCTGTTAGTAAATACTAACCGCAGAGGTAAAATTATGAAAAAATGGAAACCACCAGCAGAAAACTTACCTAACATATACGATAGACTTGTTGAGGGCCTTGCATACCCCCATTTCTTTCAACTTATTCATATAGCCGGATATCAGGACTATCTAAAAGAAGGAGCTTTAACAATATTTGTCCCTGTAGAAAATACAATTGATTATATATCTCCTGAAACTCTGACAACTATAGAAAAAGCTTTAAAAGATGAAAAGCTTGCAAAAGAAATACTTGAAAACCACATAGTAGAAGAGCCTATAACACTAAAAGAAATGCTTGATATAAAAGAACTTACCACCCTAAATGGCAAAAAGATTTCCATCAATGTAGAATGCCATATAAGAGAAGATTATGAATTTCTTATTGACCATGCCTGTTATGTAACGGCAAAAATCCAGAACAATAAAATCGAAACGGCAAATATAGTTTGCTATAACGGTTTTATTCATACAATCAAAGGTATTATTATTTAACTTCTGCAGCTCAGAAAATTTCTGAGCTTTCTTTTCTTATTTTCAATAATGTAATCCAAAATCTTTTCATTTTTATTCTATTTTTTTGTATAATTAGTTGTAGTTATAAATAAATAGGAAATCATAATAAATAATAAAAATATAAAAACTCTAATATTCAAATAAGAGGGAGGATTTCATCATGCGAAAGCATCTTCTTCGGTATTCCCTGTCTGCAGGTATTCTAACTGCAACAATTTTTGTTTCCTCCTGTTTTGATGATTCAGACGGAGGAAATATCAACAATCCTAAAACAGAAACACCATCCCAGGAAAGTCCTATCACACAGGCAGTTATTAGCGGGTCCATTGATAGTGGAGGAATTGACACTCAGGCTGTAGGAGATGCCAAACCAGCTTTAATTACTGCACTATCTATCGACAAGGATGGGAAAGAAATTGGAAAATCAAATGCTGTTGAAAACAATGGCTATTTCGGGATTAGCGTTCCTATATCAAAAGATGGCGGGAAAATAGTAGTATCAGTCAATAAAGACGGGTTTACTCAGGGAACCCAGACAATTGAATACAGCTCTCCGGAAGATGTTAAAAAGTTGAATATAACTATCCCTATAAAACCTGTAAAAAAACAACTCGTAAATTTAGGAAATATTAATTTAGCTTCGGTAGACAATAACTCAGTAAGAATCAGATTTTATAAAGATTCTGATGGAAAAGTAAAATCCCAGGTTGTTCGCGGTATATCCACACAATCACAAGAAAACACAATAATGGAACTTGCTATCCCTGTTTCTAAACTCCAGGCAAATAACTCTTCTGTTGTGGAAATCTCTTATCAAGGATTTACTCCATCAGATCCTGAGGATTATAAAAACTTCCCGGGAGAGGATTATATAGAAGGAGGAGAACTTATTTCCTTTGGATTTGACTGGCTGGATATTAAAGATCCAACAACAGGGAATAACCCTTTAGCACAAGGTAATATTTCTCCACAGCTTGCAAGACAAGAATTAGGAGAATATTTCAGGATTTTCAGGTATGTTGATTGTTATCAACTTAGAAAATTGAAAAAAAGCTTAGATACACTTGATATCAATCCTAATAAAGAAGGTATTCAATACACCTTTTATGCTTATGACTGGGAATCCGGTGCATGGTTAAAAGCAGGAGAAGGTGTATTTGTAAATGGTTCAACAGATTATTACGTAATGGGTGAAAATGATGACAAAATAGATACTGCATGGGACTACATTATCAAAAACGGCTGTATAGATGATACTCCTTGTTCTCCAAACTCCAGCAGCCAAGCCTGTGTTGATGTAGATAATGACGGGAACCCTGAGGATGTAAGTTGTTCCGGCAACAATATAATCACAGACGAAGATCAAATATGCGCTTCAGGTAGAGAAACTTACGTAGTGGTCAGCTCAACTAATCCAGATCTTAGCTGGAAAAATCTGGATTATATAAAGCCTGCTGAAAAAGTTGTAGAATGTCAAATAACCGTTAAGGACGAAGATGGTAATCCTGTAGCAACAAACATTTATGTAGAACCTGATAATAACAACTGTATATCTACATGGTATGGAACCTCTTCTGCAAAAGGAGAAGCTACAGCTAATGTCTTGAAATACTGTGATCCTGCAGATGGGGTAATCAGTGTGGTTAACCCATATACACATCGTTACATGTCAAATGTAAAAGAAGTCACTTTTGGAGAAGGCTGCAAAGTTTCTATAACTGTTCCAAATCCAAATAAATGTCAGGTTGAAGGTAAAGTTGTAAATAAAGATACTGGTTCTGCAAGACCGGATATAGATGTTGTTCTGGAAAGTACACAGGTTGGATTTTATAAATATACAACAACAGATCAAAATGGGCATTTCAGCGAAAATGTTCCTTGTAATTCTGATATCAATATTCATGTAGCAAATAAAGGCATACAGTTTAATGTAAACGGTGTTTTAGAAAGTAACGAATCTCAAGATAACAATAACAAAGTTGTATTAAAAGATATAAAAACTACAAATATTCCACCAGAAGGATACGGAGAAGTTCTATCAAAAATCGTAAAAGCTGGAGATGATATAAAAGCAAGAATATATGGATGGGACAGAGATGGAAAATATCCTATAAATTATACAATTGCTGTTAAACTTGATGGAAACACTGTAAAAACTGTAACGGGTCAGCTCAATTCCGCAGAGGAAAATATACAAATCCCAACAAACGATATATCTGATGAAGGCACATATAAACTCTATTTAATACTAGAAGACTCTGAAGGCGGTAAAAGCTACGATATTTATATAGGAGATGTCCAGATCTACGTAAACAACGCAGCCCCACAAATATTAAGCTTTTACACAAATCCAAAAACTGCTACCAATACAGCAATAGATATAGATGTAATCGGTTCCGCTTATGACTTAGAAGGTGAAAATCTCACATACACAATTTCTTATGACTGTGAAGGAAATGGCCAGTATACTCAACTTACAACAGGTTCAGGGCAAGGAAGCATAGATTTTGATGAAAAATTCAACATACCAAACAACGCAACAGAGTGTAAGCTCAAACTTGAAGTTAGCGACGCATCAGGAAACACATCAAACAGAGAATATACATTAACAGTAAAGGACGAACCCCCTGTAGTTTATATCTCAGCTTATCCAGAATATCCAAATGAGAACGATTCATATGTGGATATACACGCATACATATATGAACCAGACGGCCAACAATACACCTGTAAATGGTATGTAAACGGAAATGAAATCCAGGAGGAAGACGATATATATTCTCTTTATTCTGATAAGTGCGAGGGAATGACTATCCATCTTGAAAACATGAATCCTCCACCTCAAACCGGTGATGAATTCAAAGTAAAAATAGAAGTGACAGA carries:
- a CDS encoding DUF3592 domain-containing protein, whose amino-acid sequence is MEDRKFLFLPFGFWVTVLGLITLYLLYRLIRIYLWPKTEGIIIKSEIQKDKRTIAYDYYYPHIEYKYTVNGKEYISNRIFLTEMASDYETIKKLVEKFPEGSKVKVYYNPFNPSDAVLKRNYHTGMFIQTLVFFSMLSVFLYTLIFEIIFYGSDLSDLANIVKSWLHSIIYGE
- a CDS encoding hydantoinase B/oxoprolinase family protein, which encodes MIDPILLEVFKNRTSAIAEEMGIILQRTSYSPNIKERRDFSCAIFNNKGELIAQAAHIPVHLGSMPMSVLEAIKSISFEEGDMVVLNDPYKGGTHLPDITLIAPVFIDGKLQFFVANRAHHSDIGGASPGSMPISNSIFQEGFIIPPVKLVKKGQIDKEIFALIKNNVRTPEEREGDFNAQIMANVTGIKRLKELVQKYSLKTVNLYMNALLDYSEKIMRNKIKEIPDGAYSYEDYMEDDGLGNTEIKIAVEISIKNDEAIVDFSKSDPQTEGSINAVKAITMSAVYYVFRSLLSSDVPTNAGCFRPVKIITKKGTIVDCNHPAAVSAGNVETSQRIVDVVLGALSKAIPEEIPAASQGTMNNITIGGINPETDQPFTYYETIGGGMGASVKTDGESAIQSHMTNTLNTPVEALEFEYPFQIVRYSIRKNSGGNGFHKGGDGIIREVKLLTDAQVTVISERRKIAPYGLFGGEAGETGKNIVIKNGKKEIKPSKFSEKLQTGDIIRIETPGGGGYGNPTS
- a CDS encoding BCAM0308 family protein; translated protein: MNNRKDRLLKEYIHDPYFTKEKYHDPSVCERCGVVFHEGIFQWIEPPPANAEKMICPACRRIEDRYEGGVVILKGEFLASHKDEILNLIRNVEEEEMAYRPLERIIEINDEGNKITITTTYEHLARRIGEAVHKAYKGKLNFQYPEGAKYIRVHWER
- the radC gene encoding DNA repair protein RadC: MKFEKYIYKKRIKDLPEELMPREKALKYGLSSLSDAELLALSLGKGTKELNVLGLADLLLKKFKGLSSMKNITLEQLTEIKGIGKVKALQILSIFEILKRIEQQEENTIFSTPEDVYSHVKWLSKEKKEQMLVLYTNTMNQLLGEETVAIGSINVVSVRPRDIFQPAFKYNAYGIILVHNHPEGSPYPSKEDIKFTELVSRLSFEIGFELLDHIIVGKKDFYSFAREGKLDNI
- a CDS encoding fasciclin domain-containing protein; this translates as MKKWKPPAENLPNIYDRLVEGLAYPHFFQLIHIAGYQDYLKEGALTIFVPVENTIDYISPETLTTIEKALKDEKLAKEILENHIVEEPITLKEMLDIKELTTLNGKKISINVECHIREDYEFLIDHACYVTAKIQNNKIETANIVCYNGFIHTIKGIII
- a CDS encoding hydantoinase/oxoprolinase family protein: MIIIGVDTGGTFTDFIYKKDGKWHIYKTLSTPENPAIAVLKGIKHIGQNNKKDITHGSTVATNAVLERKGAKTAFITNKGFEDIIYIGRQNRKELYNLFYRRPEPLVEQKHCYGINCRVNSKGEIIQEIDENEINQIIQKLKQENIQSVAVSFLFSFLNPEHEKILKEKLIQNGLYVTVSHELIPEFREYERSSTVVINSYVMPKMNYYISYIQENLLPEDQFRIIQSNGGVIAPEVAKKEPVRTVLSGPAGGVVGAYHIGQIIGQTRLITFDMGGTSTDVALIDGQIPFSTESTISDFPIKVPVIDIHTVGAGGGSIAYLDEGGALNVGPESAGADPGPICYGKGEKITVTDANLITGRLLPDYFLGGKMKLDYERTYRYFEKYAQEWDIPVEKLAEGVLTIANTKMENAIRKISIERGHNPKDFALFVYGGAGGLHAAFLAKSIGIPKVIIPKNPGIFSAFGMLLSDIVKDYSLTVLLDARENSFNHLNQLFETLKEKAITDLKQEGIDQQNIKIQKILDMRYKGQSFEIFVPFSEKFIEDFHNIYEKNYGYKMPDKPVQIVNIRLRATGYKEKPEIEKIIEGTEQIPQEAIIDHRPVIFDGKEYKTAILNRDKLLANNEINSPAIIVEYSSTTVVPPFAKAIIDLYGNIIIEV
- a CDS encoding peptidylprolyl isomerase, with amino-acid sequence MKKIFMVLAFVIGVIGFSYAKDNPVVVIKTNMGDIYVELYPDKAPLTVKNFLTYVKEGFYNGTIFHRVVKGFVIQGGGFDKDLNYKKPTHPPVKNESNNGLSNVRGTIAMARTSDPHSANTQFFINLADNTYLDYGKNPQKWGYTVFGKVIKGMDVVDEIAEVPVVNIGWMMNVPVKPVIIEKIEVVKPAKK